In Candidatus Omnitrophota bacterium, the genomic stretch GGTGCCAGGCACGGGTGTCAGGCACCGGTGCCTGACACCAGGACATCCTCGCCTTCGATTTTGACTTTAAAGACCGGAACCGAGGCATTGGGGTTCACCGGAGACACGCCGCTCTCCAAATCAAAGCTCCACCCGTGCCAAGGGCACACCACTTCTTGATCCTCGACTTCGCCTTCGCAGAGCGGCCCGCCCATGTGCGGGCACGTATTGCCGATAGCATAGTACTGCCCCTTCACATGGAAAACCGCCACTTCGGTCTCACCGCATTTCACGGTCTTGCACTGGCCTTCGGGCAGTTCTTTAATTGAACAGACTTTGATGTAGTCGGGCATAGGATCCTCTCCGTGTTATTCCAAACAAAGTATTC encodes the following:
- the nirD gene encoding nitrite reductase small subunit NirD — encoded protein: MPDYIKVCSIKELPEGQCKTVKCGETEVAVFHVKGQYYAIGNTCPHMGGPLCEGEVEDQEVVCPWHGWSFDLESGVSPVNPNASVPVFKVKIEGEDVLVSGTGA